From a region of the Lactuca sativa cultivar Salinas chromosome 4, Lsat_Salinas_v11, whole genome shotgun sequence genome:
- the LOC111882105 gene encoding pollen receptor-like kinase 1 codes for MVQFVLPPPSPSPSPSPSPNTTNSIRIGNRLNRHLQNVVILVSLVYLLVIRCESLSPEEEEREKNALLEFKSSLENGDMVLGNWNNPPRCPCPQVGSGSPRTSWTGVICNNGNVWGIQLDNMKLSGEINVDSLQQLGQLRSLSLMNNNFQGPFPEFRKLRSLKALYICTNKFSGDIDDDAFVGMSSLKKVHLAYNEFTGDIPRSLASSTSLTELRIENNQFMGPIPDFPHTLIIFNASNNHLQGPIPPFLDEITDASSFTGNDGLCGPPISSVCDETGASYNPYSSTDETHKKMSMLTVIVMIISALLAITAIATLFMLYLLGKSRIDHMRDYSEGSSFSTCTSPGGSVILTEQQLDSKKPPSIVGAQGKLTFLKEDGPRFDLNDLLRASAEVLGYGSFGSAYKAVMMDGQALVVKRFRQMSNCGKVEFHEHMRTLGRLSHPNLLPLTAYYYRKEEKLLVFNFVHNGSLQRQLHGKHTTEKLELNWPTRLKIIKGVAKGMAYLYTELPNLLVPHGNLKSSNVLVDNSMQPLLMDYTLLPVVNVEHAQNMMVAYKAPEYIKDGRISKKLDVWSLGILILETMTGKLPANSLAQGQPSKYGSELGKWVESIQGEAVEEVFDKDMKDIDNAQGQMVKLIKIGLECCEVDVEKRPEMEDVANKIQQLDERDN; via the exons ATGGTCCAATTTGTGCTTCCCCCACCATCGCCAtcgccatcaccatcaccatcacccaaTACAACGAATTCAATAAGGATTGGCAATAGGTTGAATCGTCATCTACAAAATGTTGTCATCCTTGTATCTCTTGTTTACCTCCTGGTTATAAGATGTGAATCATTGTCAccagaagaagaagagagggaaAAAAATGCACTATTGGAATTTAAGAGTTCATTAGAGAATGGAGACATGGTGCTAGGGAATTGGAACAATCCACCAAGATGTCCATGTCCCCAAGTAGGATCAGGAtcaccaagaacatcttggactggGGTGATTTGCAACAACGGCAATGTATGGGGGATCCAACTTGATAATATGAAACTATCGGGGGAAATTAACGTGGATTCACTTCAACAGTTGGGGCAATTGAGGTCGTTGAGTTTGATGAACAACAACTTTCAAGGGCCGTTTCCAGAATTTAGGAAGCTAAGATCATTGAAGGCGTTGTATATATGCACAAATAAGTTTTCCGGAGATATTGATGATGATGCCTTTGTGGGTATGTCTTCTTTAAAGAAAGTGCACTTGGCATACAATGAATTTACCGGTGATATACCCAGATCATTGGCATCTTCTACGAGTCTTACAGAGTTGAGGATAGAGAATAACCAATTCATGGGTCCCATCCCAGATTTCCCTCACACTCTCATCATATTCAACGCTTCTAACAATCATTTACAGGGTCCTATCCCACCTTTTCTTGACGAGATTACTGATGCCTCCTCTTTCACAG GGAATGATGGATTATGTGGGCCACCGATAAGTTCAGTATGTGATGAAACTGGAGCTTCCTATAATCCTTATTCGTCAACAGATGAAACCCATAAGAAGATGTCCATGTTAACAGTCATAGTTATGATAATATCAGCTTTGCTAGCAATAACAGCAATTGCAACACTTTTCATGTTGTACCTTCTGGGTAAGAGCCGAATAGATCACATGAGAGACTACAGCGAAGGATCTTCATTTTCAACATGTACAAGTCCAGGGGGATCTGTTATCCTGACTGAACAACAATTAGATTCTAAGAAGCCTCCATCGATAGTGGGTGCACAAGGGAAATTGACATTCTTGAAGGAAGATGGGCCGAGGTTTGACCTAAACGACCTGCTTAGAGCATCCGCAGAGGTTCTTGGTTATGGAAGCTTTGGGTCAGCTTACAAGGCGGTGATGATGGATGGACAAGCTCTGGTTGTGAAAAGATTCAGACAGATGAGCAACTGCGGGAAGGTGGAGTTCCATGAGCATATGAGGACGCTTGGGAGGTTGTCACACCCTAACTTGCTTCCTCTAACAGCATACTATTATCGTAAAGAAGAGAAGCTTTTGGTTTTTAACTTCGTACATAATGGCAGCCTACAAAGGCAGCTTCACG GAAAACATACAACCGAAAAGCTTGAACTTAACTGGCCAACGCGCTTAAAAATTATAAAAGGAGTTGCAAAGGGTATGGCTTATTTGTACACAGAATTACCTAACCTATTAGTACCTCATGGGAACCTCAAATCTTCCAACGTACTCGTTGACAATTCCATGCAACCTCTCTTGATGGATTACACGTTGCTTCCTGTGGTAAACGTGGAACATGCACAGAACATGATGGTGGCTTATAAGGCACCTGAATACATTAAAGATGGTCGCATCAGCAAGAAGTTGGATGTTTGGAGCTTAGGGATATTGATACTCGAGACAATGACAGGGAAGTTGCCTGCAAACAGTTTGGCACAAGGGCAACCAAGTAAGTATGGGAGCGAGTTGGGTAAGTGGGTGGAGTCTATACAGGGGGAAGCGGTGGAGGAGGTGTTTGACAAGGACATGAAGGATATAGACAATGCTCAGGGACAGATGGTGAAGCTTATCAAGATCGGGTTGGAATGTTGCGAGGTGGATGTGGAGAAAAGGCCAGAAATGGAAGATGTTGCTAACAAGATTCAACAGTTAGATGAGAGGGACAATtga
- the LOC111882098 gene encoding uncharacterized protein LOC111882098 — translation MGQGEEVNTRSPPEVEIQERGEIYFFYRPKVNKEEAHSSDDVQRMYIVLRPESGETSTQVKQKEEEEEEEDDDPPPTQGGHGSQEVNIEKNSLLRFIVMGQKKLPDPTKKSRPLWGFVELVTTKIEDVKDALKGEEYDTAKSGHRHKAAARPVGEGIYRILRHHSGKKMHTHLIYKLEFPSEEEKNEPQEALNIEKEASFLIQIKNPTQKGQFRGLNKKKRAVFPAHLQGQFGKLRYHAADPPDFLNYEGCEFLLISASDDIEEELGLELKSEVEETQDASCSDLLNTFGETSSTNALLKGIWV, via the exons ATGGGACAAGGAGAAGAGGTAAACACCAGAAGCCCACCGGAGGTCGAGATTCAG GAAAGAGGGGAGATATATTTCTTTTACAGGCCTAAAGTAAATAAGGAAGAAGCACATAGCTCCGATGATGTGCAGCGGATGTACATAGTTTTAAGGCCCGAGTCCGGCGAGACGTCCACTCAAGTCAAGCagaaagaggaagaagaagaagaagaagacgacgACCCACCGCCTACTCAAGGTGGCCATGGCTCCCAG GAGGTAAACATAGAGAAGAATTCACTCCTCCGGTTCATTGTCATGGGCCAGAAGAAGCTCCCGGATCCAACAAAGAAGAGCAGGCCGCTTTGGGGCTTCGTAGAGTTGGTGACCACCAAGATTGAGGATGTCAAGGATGCTCTTAAAGGAG AGGAATATGATACTGCGAAGAGTGGACACAGGCACAAAGCTGCAGCAAGACCAGTAGGGGAAGGCATATACCGCATACTAAGGCATCACAGCGGGAAGAAGATGCACACCCATCTGATTTACAAGCTAGAATTCCCATCGGAAGAAGAGAAAAATGAACCACAAGAGGCTTTAAACATCGAAAAAGAGGCATCTTTCCTTATACAAATAAAGAATCCGACCCAGAAAGGACAGTTTAGGGGACTTAATAAGAAGAAAAGAGCGGTGTTCCCTGCCCACCTGCAAGGACAGTTTGGGAAATTACGTTACCATGCTGCAGATCCTCCTGACTTTTTAAACTATGAAGGTTGCGAGTTTTTGCTGATATCAGCATCCGACGACATTGAAGAAGAGCTTGGGTTGGAGTTGAAGAGCGAGGTTGAAGAGACACAGGATGCTTCTTGCTCCGACCTTCTTAACACTTTTGGAGAGACTTCATCCACAAATGCCCTTCTCAAAGGGATTTGGGTTTGA